In a single window of the Gossypium hirsutum isolate 1008001.06 chromosome A13, Gossypium_hirsutum_v2.1, whole genome shotgun sequence genome:
- the LOC107942423 gene encoding protein RER1B — MEGIGGDRAPVASPLPQWGHDTWRMYQYYLDKTTPHTTYRWIGTLVIAAIYCLRVYSVQGFYIVSYGLGIYLLNLLIGFLSPLVDPELEISDWPLLPTKGSDEFKPFIRRLPEFKFWYSMTKAFCIAFVMTFFSLFDVPVFWPILLCYWIVLFVLTMRRQIAHMIKYEYIPLNIGKQKYTGKKASTSGSSLCVD; from the exons ATGGAGGGTATTGGAGGTGATAGGGCACCAGTGGCCTCACCTTTGCCTCAATGGGGGCATGATACTTGGAGGATGTATCAGTATTATCTAGATAAGACTACTCCTCATACAACTTATAGATGGATTGGAACCCTTGTTATAGCAGCTATATATTGTTTACGAGTCTATTCTGTTCAAGGTTTTTACATAGTCTCATATGGCCTTGGGATCTACCTTTTGAATTTGCTTATCGGGTTTTTGTCTCCTCTGGTTGATCCAGAACTTGAAATTTCTGATTGGCCTCTACTGCCAACAAAAGGTTCAGATGAATTCAAACCGTTTATTCGTAGGCTACCTGAGTTTAAGTTCTG GTACTCCATGACAAAGGCTTTCTGCATAGCATTTGTTATGACTTTCTTTTCCTTATTTGATGTTCCTGTCTTTTGGCCTATACTACTTTGTTACTGGATTGTTCTTTTTGTCCTCACGATGAGGCGTCAGATTGCACATATGATCAAGTACGAGTACATCCCCTTGAACATCGGAAAGCAG AAGTACACTGGTAAGAAAGCTTCTACGAGTGGCAGCAGCTTGTGTGTGGATTGA